A window of the Lactuca sativa cultivar Salinas chromosome 5, Lsat_Salinas_v11, whole genome shotgun sequence genome harbors these coding sequences:
- the LOC111895520 gene encoding protein PHOSPHATE STARVATION RESPONSE 1 gives MEAQSALAFRRSGARQLSNHGAPGARSSPFPIRPASLENKHPKFPDSQAQQISMGTQNFTALPSVSSTNGAVGHIFSSSTSGMSSDLHFSSVTSHQKHSETPPFISQSSGVLQSTTYMKENNNNSSWCTDSLPDFLDYPQDNAPIQSSNLQEDLGKQNDWQDWADQLITEDDAMTPDWNEILIDTNIIEPEPKMAYHVGGSSTNSMQIQAIPASSGEACIPLTPTPSSCGNSGSHSKPRMRWTPELHEAFVEAVNKLGGSERATPKGVLKQMKVDGLTIYHVKSHLQKYRTARYRPDPSSEGASEKKTSVEDFSSLELKTGLEITEALRLQMEVQKRLHEQLEIQRNLQLRIEEQGRYLQMMFEKQCKPGGGINDNFKASSSSTAQVLDSTNEPGPNPVVGPGPDDDSQPSKRAKVDE, from the exons ATGGAGGCACAATCTGCATTGGCCTTTCGAAGATCAGGTGCAAGGCAACTTAGTAACCATGGAGCCCCTGGAGCTCGATCTTCCCCTTTCCCTATTCGTCCTGCCTCTTTGGAAAACAAACATCCCAAGTTTCCAGACTCTCAGGCTCAGCAGATCTCCATGGGAACACAGAATTTCACTGCTCTTCCTTCAGTATCCTCAACTAACGGAGCTGTTGGTCACAttttctcttcttcaacttcaggGATGTCTTCAGATCTTCACTTTTCTTCTGTTACTTCTCACCAAAAGCATTCAGAAACGCCGCCTTTCATATCTCAATCCTCAGGAGTTCTTCAATCGACTACATATATGAAAGAAAACAACAACAACAGTTCATGGTGTACAGATTCTCTGCCTGATTTTCTTGATTACCCTCAAGATAATGCCCCTATTCAGTCTAGTAATTTACAAGAGGACCTTGGTAAACAAAATGATTGGCAAGATTGGGCTGATCAGCTTATTACTGAAGACGATGCTATGACCCCTGATTGGAATGAGATTCTTATTGATACAAATATTATTGAACCAGAGCCAAAG ATGGCATATCATGTGGGGGgatcatctacaaactcgatgCAAATACAAGCAATTCCTGCATCATCTGGAGAAGCTTGCATTCCACTGACTCCCACTCCATCTTCTTGTGGGAACAGTGGGTCCCATTCCAAACCAAGGATGCGTTGGACTCCAGAGCTTCATGAAGCGTTTGTGGAGGCAGTCAACAAGCTGGGTGGAAGTGAAA GAGCTACTCCAAAGGGAGTACTGAAGCAAATGAAAGTGGATGGGTTGACGATATATCATGTGAAAAGTCACCTACAG AAATATAGGACAGCTAGATATAGACCTGATCCCTCATCAGAAG GAGCTTCAGAGAAAAAAACTTCAGTTGAAGATTTCTCATCTTTGGAGTTGAAAAC GGGTTTGGAGATCACTGAAGCATTACGATTACAGATGGAAGTCCAGAAGCGCCTACATGAACAACTTGAG ATCCAAAGAAACTTACAGCTGAGAATAGAAGAACAAGGCAGATACCTTCAGATGATGTTTGAGAAACAATGCAAGCCAGGAGGAGGAATCAATGATAATTTCAAAGCTTCATCATCATCTACTGCCCAAGTCCTAGACTCGACCAATGAACCGGGACCCAACCCGGTGGTGGGACCGGGACCAGATGATGACTCACAACCATCAAAGCGTGCAAAAGTTGATGAGTAA
- the LOC111895526 gene encoding MDIS1-interacting receptor like kinase 2-like, whose translation MATFKKNIMNLLLYIALLSFLPLKTISTSTTQAEALVRWKRTLLSSSSSSSDALLNSWSSRNIQNVCNWTGIVCNEGGLVSKITLQNSSLSGTLTEFEFSSFPNFTHFDLSNNNVGGSIPSSIGNLSSIMFLDLSSNNFKDEIPSEIGKLTHLRYLNLTENLFQGPLPTSFYNLSNLKHLRLGDNLFSGHILQDLDLLSNLEIFELYNNSFVGKIPSSIGKLQNLRELDLHSNQLNSSIPSELGFCSNLTFLALANNSLSGVLPLSLSNLTKISELGISENNLSGEISSDFITNWTQLVSLQLQFNLFSGEIPPEIGLLTNLRILFLYNNNFTGPIPMEIGNLENLEMLALSRNQLSGSIPLTIGNLANLQTMQFSGNNLSGTIPPEIGNLTSLLKLELNSNRLTGQLPVTLSKLTNLTDLSLFENDFWGGIPAELGKNNPFLINVRLGDNSFSGELPSELCSGFQFEVFTVNGNNFTGLLPDCIRNCTRLHRIRLDGNSFSGDISQTLGAAHFNLSYIDVGGNQFTGEISPRFGKLQNLINLDMGRNRISGKIPSELGNLQRLGVLKLEDNQLTGEIPNELRKLSNLFDLNLSNNQLSGQIPTSFGDLTSLRALDVSANHLNGSIPITIGNCVILTSLNLSSNDLSGEVPSQIGNLLRLQYLLDLSSNSFSGRIPEDMEKLKTLENLNLSHNNFSSRIPPGLSISMISLQSIDLSYNQLSGPIPNVGVFERAPAGSFTGNADLCGSGKGFSPCNGNAAPEESVNKKLFIAALVPAVIFVLIATTIAIFCIIIRRRSKLIDEEMKSATSSGNSETVIWARDGRFTFSDIVNATENFNETYCIGKGGFGSVYRANLPTGVIVAVKRLTVSDSGDVPATHKQSFENEIRALTEARHRNIIKLYGYCCSSNGRMHLIYEYLQKGSLGNILYGVEATSELGWITRIKIVQGLAHALAYLHHDCNPPIVHRDVSLNNILLESDMVPRLSDFGTAKLLNRDSSNQTRVAGSYGYMAPELALTMRVTEKCDVYSFGVVSFEIMMGRHPGELLSSLQSSNTTFATRDNSNMLLKNVLDQRFLPPKDSVIEQVVFVLNAALACTRLTPESRPSMRAVAQKLSASTQPCITESLDQIRMDKLSSY comes from the exons ATGgcaacatttaaaaaaaacattatgaaTCTGCTCCTTTATATTGCCTTACTTTCTTTTCTGCCATTAAAGACCATATCAACATCAACAACACAAGCAGAAGCTCTTGTTAGATGGAAGCGTACcttattatcatcatcatcatcttcttctgatGCTTTGCTGAATTCATGGTCTTCAAGAAACATTCAGAACGTCTGCAACTGGACTGGTATTGTCTGCAATGAAGGTGGTCtggtttccaaaattaccctccAAAATTCATCTCTTTCTGGAACACTAACAGAATTTGAGTTTTCTTCATTCCCAAATTTTACTCACTTTGATTTAAGCAATAACAATGTTGGTGGGTCGATTCCATCTTCCATTGGCAACCTCTCCAGCATCATGTTCTTGGATTTGAGCTCAAATAATTTCAAAGATGAAATCCCATCAGAGATTGGAAAGCTGACACACCTCCGATACCTTAATCTCACAGAGAATTTGTTTCAAGGTCCATTGCCCACGAGCTTTTACAATCTTTCAAACTTGAAACATCTAAGGCTAGGAGACAACCTTTTTTCAGGCCATATTTTACAGGATTTGGATTTGTTGTCCAATCTTGAAATTTTTGAATTGTATAATAATTCATTTGTAGGAAAGATCCCTTCTTCTATTGGTAAGCTTCAAAATCTTCGGGAGTTAGATCTCCACTCAAATCAACTCAATTCTTCAATTCCTTCTGAGCTTGGATTCTGTTCTAATCTCACATTCTTAGCACTAGCTAACAACTCTCTTTCCGGGGTATTGCCTTTGTCTTTATCAAATCTGACAAAGATTTCTGAACTTGGTATCTCTGAAAACAATCTTTCTGGTGAGATTTCTTCTGATTTCATCACCAATTGGACTCAATTGGTCTCCTTGCAGCTTCAATTTAATCTTTTCAGTGGGGAGATCCCACCCGAGATTGGGCTCTTGACAAATCTCAGGATTCTCTTTCTGTACAATAACAATTTCACAGGGCCCATACCTATGGAGATTGGGAACTTGGAAAACCTTGAGATGTTGGCTCTTTCAAGAAACCAACTTTCAGGTTCAATACCTTTAACCATTGGAAACTTGGCAAACCTTCAAACCATGCAGTTCTCCGGCAATAATCTCAGTGGAACAATTCCACCGGAGATCGGAAACTTGACTTCATTGCTTAAACTTGAACTCAACAGCAACCGATTGACTGGACAGTTGCCTGTTACTCTCTCTAAACTTACTAACCTTACTGATCTTTCTCTGTTTGAGAATGATTTCTGGGGAGGTATTCCAGCAGAATTAGGGAAGAACAATCCTTTTCTGATAAATGTTAGATTAGGAGACAACAGTTTCTCTGGAGAACTACCTTCTGAATTGTGTAGTGGTTTTCAGTTTGAGGTGTTCACTGTGAATGGCAACAATTTCACGGGGTTGTTACCGGATTGCATAAGGAACTGCACAAGGCTGCATCGGATCAGACTGGATGGAAACAGCTTCTCTGGGGACATTTCACAAACACTTGGTGCTGCGCACTTTAATCTCTCATACATAGATGTTGGTGGTAATCAGTTTACAGGTGAAATCAGTCCCCGGTTTGGAAAATTACAAAACCTAATCAATCTGGATATGGGAAGGAACAGAATCTCCGGAAAAATCCCGTCTGAGCTTGGAAACTTACAAAGGTTAGGTGTTTTAAAACTCGAAGATAACCAGCTTACCGGAGAAATCCCTAATGAATTGCGTAAATTAAGCAATTTGTTCGATCTCAATCTCAGCAACAATCAATTAAGTGGACAAATACCTACAAGTTTTGGTGACTTAACCAGTCTCCGAGCTCTTGATGTATCTGCGAACCATCTGAATGGAAGCATACCAATAACAATTGGAAATTGTGTAATCTTAACCAGCTTGAACTTGAGCAGCAACGATTTGTCGGGAGAAGTACCTTCTCAAATCGGAAACTTGTTACGATTGCAGTATCTGTTAGATCTTAGCAGCAATTCATTTTCCGGCAGAATCCCTGAAGATATGGAAAAGCTCAAAACACTCGAGAATCTCAATCTTTCGCACAACAATTTCTCAAGTCGAATTCCTCCGGGACTATCCATTTCCATGATAAGCTTACAATCAATTGATCTCTCGTACAACCAATTGTCAGGCCCAATCCCAAACGTCGGCGTATTCGAACGAGCACCGGCAGGATCCTTCACTGGAAATGCCGATCTGTGTGGATCCGGAAAAGGATTCTCTCCTTGTAATGGCAACGCTGCACCGGAAGAATCCGTAAATAAGAAACTGTTTATCGCGGCTCTTGTACCGGCGGTCATTTTTGTGTTGATAGCAACAACGATAGCTATCTTCTGTATAATCATTCGAAGAAGATCAAAGCTCATCGACGAAGAGATGAAAAGTGCCACCTCAAGCGGAAACTCCGAAACGGTTATATGGGCAAGAGACGGCAGATTTACATTCAGCGACATCGTGAACGCCACCGAAAACTTCAACGAGACGTATTGCATCGGTAAAGGAGGATTCGGGAGTGTGTACAGGGCAAATTTACCAACCGGAGTTATCGTCGCAGTGAAACGGCTGACCGTATCAGATTCCGGCGATGTCCCAGCCACACATAAGCAAAGCTTCGAGAACGAGATACGTGCCCTAACCGAAGCCCGCCACAGGAATATCATCAAACTCTACGGCTACTGTTGCAGTAGTAACGGCCGGATGCATTTGATATATGAGTATCTGCAAAAGGGTAGTTTGGGAAATATACTTTACGGTGTGGAGGCAACTTCGGAATTAGGCTGGATTACGAGGATTAAAATTGTCCAAGGCCTCGCCCATGCATTAGCCTACTTGCACCATGATTGCAACCCCCCGATTGTACATCGGGACGTCTCGTTAAATAATATTCTACTCGAGTCAGATATGGTCCCCAGATTGTCTGATTTCGGGACGGCGAAATTGTTGAATCGGGACTCGAGTAATCAGACCAGAGTCGCGGGATCCTACGGTTACATGGCACCAG AACTTGCACTCACAATGAGGGTTACAGAGAAATGTGACGTTTACAGCTTTGGAGTCGTATCGTTTGAGATTATGATGGGGAGGCATCCTGGGGAGCTTTTATCATCTTTGCAATCATCAAATACGACTTTTGCAACTCGAGATAATTCAAATATGTTGTTGAAAAATGTCCTTGATCAAAGGTTTTTGCCTCCGAAGGATAGTGTCATCGAGCAAGTGGTGTTTGTGCTTAATGCTGCTCTTGCGTGTACCCGATTAACACCCGAGTCAAGGCCTTCGATGCGTGCTGTTGCGCAAAAATTATCAGCTAGTACTCAACCATGTATAACTGAGTCATTAGACCAAATTAGAATGGACAAGTTGTCAAGTTATTAA